One Coleofasciculus chthonoplastes PCC 7420 genomic region harbors:
- a CDS encoding Npun_F0813 family protein, which yields MFILKRQDVEISSIQHPKREQQIPILSYQGQTFRLISVFRAHQEEEARSFWRDLTDNQGKACVLLEEPDRFSVWGKIRLEQLGTEGGPDTKIAPYTQACLLLLQTVYLDVEDLLGNRQAGLFQKDITDVFQQWHFPQADSPEAVNHLLTVDPLNTLQVPPWEEHHLITLLQELYRLGKEYFGNANFAEGVGDILQDMPANEQSQFMEWLKSSPLGKLWQ from the coding sequence ATGTTTATTCTGAAAAGGCAGGATGTTGAAATTTCTAGCATTCAGCACCCGAAGCGAGAGCAGCAAATCCCGATTCTCAGTTATCAAGGGCAAACCTTTCGCTTGATCAGCGTGTTTCGCGCTCATCAGGAAGAAGAAGCCCGCTCCTTCTGGCGAGATTTGACAGATAATCAGGGAAAAGCTTGTGTTTTACTAGAAGAACCTGACCGCTTTAGTGTGTGGGGAAAGATTCGTCTAGAGCAATTAGGTACAGAAGGCGGTCCGGATACCAAAATTGCTCCCTATACCCAAGCCTGTCTCCTACTGCTGCAAACAGTTTACCTGGATGTTGAAGATTTACTTGGAAATAGGCAAGCGGGATTGTTTCAGAAGGATATCACGGATGTCTTTCAACAGTGGCATTTTCCCCAAGCCGATTCGCCGGAAGCCGTGAATCACTTACTGACTGTCGATCCGCTCAACACCCTACAAGTTCCTCCATGGGAAGAACACCATCTGATTACTCTATTGCAGGAACTCTATCGCTTGGGGAAGGAATACTTTGGCAATGCGAATTTTGCCGAAGGAGTGGGCGATATCTTGCAGGATATGCCAGCTAATGAGCAAAGTCAGTTTATGGAGTGGCTCAAATCCTCTCCCCTAGGAAAGTTGTGGCAATAA
- a CDS encoding glutaredoxin family protein, translating into MTNDTLILYSKPGCHLCEGLQEKLEQTQTLDFQLEVRDITQRDDWFQAYQYQVPVLCYHKDGKEIPLPRPSPRLSVPQLEKMLQKYL; encoded by the coding sequence ATGACGAATGACACCTTAATTTTGTACAGCAAACCGGGTTGCCACCTGTGCGAAGGGTTACAAGAAAAGCTTGAACAGACTCAAACGTTAGATTTTCAGCTAGAGGTGCGGGACATTACCCAGCGGGACGATTGGTTCCAAGCTTATCAATATCAAGTACCAGTGTTGTGTTATCACAAAGATGGCAAAGAAATACCGCTTCCTCGCCCTTCACCCCGTTTGAGTGTGCCGCAGTTAGAGAAAATGTTACAGAAATATTTGTAA
- a CDS encoding UDP-N-acetylmuramoyl-L-alanyl-D-glutamate--2,6-diaminopimelate ligase, with protein sequence MKLHDLLRAIPNVVEMPNHPALDAQITGICTNSHACQPGNLFIGMPGTRVDGGDFWQSAIASGAVAALISPQAAQKHPPQPKPDAEPPCIICATDMTVACAQAAAAFYNYPTRQLQLVGVTGTNGKTTTTHLIEFILTQAQRPTALFGTLYARWQGFSQTAVHTTPFPVELQQQLHSAVAAGCELGVMEVSSHALAQGRVLGCEFDVAVFTNLTQDHLDFHRDMEDYFAAKALLFNSDYLHGKAIINADDPYGKRLIEKVGRDRTWSYSVQNPSADLYTSNLTYTLIGVKGTLHTPVGDVTFNSPLVGQYNLSNVLAAVGAVLNLGLDLKTVVTTLNQFPGVPGRMERVQLKPDQDISVIVDYAHTPDSLENLLKAARPFIQGRMICVFGCGGDRDRTKRPKMGKIGAELADVAVVTSDNPRTEDPERIIQDILEGIPATVEPIVMSDRATAIRTAILDAKPGDGVLIAGKGHEDYQILGTEKIHFDDREQAREALERRFS encoded by the coding sequence ATGAAGCTACATGACTTACTAAGGGCAATTCCTAACGTGGTGGAAATGCCGAATCATCCAGCACTTGATGCCCAAATCACAGGAATCTGTACAAATTCCCACGCCTGTCAACCTGGCAATTTGTTTATTGGTATGCCCGGAACCCGTGTCGATGGTGGAGACTTTTGGCAAAGTGCGATCGCCTCTGGTGCTGTCGCGGCGTTAATTTCTCCCCAAGCGGCACAAAAACACCCGCCTCAGCCAAAACCTGATGCTGAACCGCCCTGTATTATTTGTGCCACTGACATGACAGTCGCCTGCGCCCAAGCAGCGGCGGCGTTCTATAACTACCCCACCCGCCAGCTTCAGTTAGTTGGCGTTACGGGTACGAATGGCAAAACTACCACAACCCATCTAATTGAATTTATCCTCACCCAAGCCCAGCGTCCCACTGCCCTTTTTGGTACCCTTTATGCCCGATGGCAAGGATTTTCCCAAACGGCGGTTCACACCACACCGTTTCCCGTAGAATTGCAACAGCAGTTACATTCAGCCGTAGCAGCAGGCTGTGAGTTAGGGGTAATGGAAGTCAGTTCCCATGCCTTGGCACAAGGTCGGGTGTTAGGCTGTGAGTTTGATGTCGCTGTATTTACCAATCTCACCCAAGACCATTTGGATTTCCACCGCGATATGGAGGATTATTTCGCGGCAAAGGCATTATTGTTTAATTCCGATTATCTCCACGGCAAAGCGATTATTAATGCCGATGATCCGTATGGTAAGCGCTTAATCGAAAAAGTTGGACGCGATCGCACCTGGAGTTACAGTGTTCAAAATCCCTCGGCAGATTTGTATACGAGCAACTTGACTTATACATTGATTGGTGTTAAAGGAACACTGCACACACCAGTCGGTGATGTGACCTTCAATTCTCCCCTGGTAGGTCAGTATAATTTGTCCAATGTCTTGGCTGCTGTTGGTGCAGTGTTAAATTTAGGGTTAGATCTAAAAACAGTAGTCACCACCTTAAACCAATTTCCGGGAGTACCGGGGCGGATGGAACGGGTGCAACTTAAACCGGATCAGGATATTAGCGTAATTGTCGATTATGCCCATACACCAGATAGTTTGGAGAACTTGCTCAAAGCCGCCCGACCGTTTATTCAGGGGAGAATGATTTGCGTATTTGGATGTGGAGGCGATCGCGATCGCACCAAACGTCCGAAGATGGGGAAAATTGGCGCAGAATTAGCCGATGTCGCGGTTGTGACCTCCGATAATCCTCGTACTGAAGACCCAGAACGGATTATTCAAGATATCTTAGAAGGGATTCCGGCGACTGTAGAGCCAATCGTAATGAGCGATCGCGCCACAGCGATTCGCACGGCTATCTTAGACGCCAAACCGGGTGATGGGGTGCTAATTGCCGGAAAAGGTCACGAAGACTATCAAATACTAGGAACCGAAAAAATTCACTTCGATGACCGTGAACAAGCGCGAGAGGCTCTAGAGCGCCGATTTAGTTGA
- a CDS encoding DICT sensory domain-containing protein, producing MNSPPTPDLSLYQLALDNLTTPQSLSISPVGLKTLIGAMVDVLIEEKIPATIWVKSPSVAGWREELWRYRQQRGIPQTLYWCNCVGEVSDAIAIQDDPAVNSDAQLFPIQLAAGSQLKRESFLLVLSKQLTTLIVAYQLPEGETSHQSQSWLAICTFERRVIYRVLQRLRGSIAIADSTPDELLAGGDNRFSLVQSTDEKTLITQVLVKQLQRMAEILQSGTMAESGQDSAITQLTHHLSHKDELLRRVAQELKTPLTNMKTALSLLESPQLKLAQRQRYLQLLNSECDRQNSLIVGLLDLVAADEPQAGVKSVVELAEIIPGVVSTYQPLAQEKGIQVGYTIPADLPRVSCLETWLRQIAINLLHNSLKFTPAGGQVRVLGSLQGEYVQLAFTDTGNGIAASEIPKIFDSFYRGRPIPGEEMGAGLGLTIVQQLLLRCGGSISVTSQVGKGSTFKVLLPVVGDAQ from the coding sequence ATGAACTCACCACCGACACCGGATTTGTCCCTTTACCAGCTAGCGCTGGATAATTTGACAACACCTCAGTCTCTCTCAATCAGTCCAGTGGGACTCAAAACCTTGATTGGAGCTATGGTTGATGTCCTGATTGAAGAAAAAATCCCCGCCACAATCTGGGTGAAGTCCCCATCTGTCGCCGGGTGGCGGGAGGAACTGTGGCGGTATCGACAACAGAGGGGTATTCCGCAAACCCTCTATTGGTGTAACTGTGTTGGTGAAGTCTCTGATGCGATCGCGATTCAGGATGACCCAGCCGTTAACTCGGATGCTCAACTGTTCCCAATTCAGCTAGCCGCCGGAAGCCAGCTTAAACGCGAATCGTTTTTATTAGTTCTGTCTAAGCAATTGACCACTCTGATTGTGGCATATCAGCTACCTGAGGGAGAAACTTCTCATCAGTCTCAGTCATGGCTGGCTATTTGTACATTTGAACGACGAGTGATCTATCGGGTGTTGCAGAGACTCAGAGGAAGTATTGCGATCGCGGATAGTACGCCTGATGAGCTACTTGCTGGAGGGGACAACCGATTTTCCTTGGTTCAATCAACAGATGAGAAGACGTTAATCACCCAGGTATTAGTTAAACAATTACAACGAATGGCGGAAATTCTCCAGTCAGGAACAATGGCTGAATCGGGACAGGATAGCGCCATTACCCAATTAACCCATCACCTCAGCCATAAAGACGAACTCCTACGGCGAGTGGCGCAGGAACTGAAAACTCCATTAACGAATATGAAAACAGCGCTGAGTCTCTTGGAATCGCCTCAACTCAAACTCGCCCAGCGTCAACGTTACCTACAGCTTCTCAATAGTGAATGCGATCGGCAAAATTCATTAATTGTGGGATTGTTAGATCTCGTTGCAGCCGATGAACCCCAAGCGGGAGTCAAATCTGTCGTGGAATTGGCAGAAATTATTCCCGGTGTGGTGAGTACCTATCAACCATTGGCTCAAGAGAAAGGAATTCAAGTCGGTTATACGATTCCCGCAGATCTACCGAGGGTTTCCTGTTTAGAAACCTGGTTACGGCAAATCGCCATTAATTTACTGCACAATAGTCTCAAATTTACTCCCGCCGGAGGTCAGGTGAGGGTACTGGGAAGTCTTCAGGGGGAATATGTTCAGTTGGCATTTACTGATACAGGAAACGGAATTGCAGCCAGTGAAATTCCCAAGATTTTTGATAGTTTTTACCGAGGACGCCCCATTCCTGGGGAAGAAATGGGAGCGGGTTTGGGATTGACCATTGTGCAGCAATTATTATTACGTTGTGGAGGTTCGATTTCGGTAACCAGTCAAGTAGGGAAAGGATCGACATTTAAAGTATTATTGCCTGTTGTTGGTGATGCTCAATGA
- the tatC gene encoding twin-arginine translocase subunit TatC: protein MTPDVETLPQQPDTSETDNLDELPNDVEMSLFDHLEELRRRIFYSLLAVAVGAIGCFVAVKYIVQLLEIPAQGVKFLQLAPGEYFFVSIKVAGYSGLLVATPFILYQVIQFVLPGLTRRERRLIAPVVLGSSILFFVGLGFSYIALIPAALKFFISYGADVVEQAWSIERYFEFVLLLMFSTGIAFQVPIIQILLGNLGIVSSSQMLSGWRIVILGAVILGAVLTPSTDPLTQSLLAGAVIGLYFGGIGMVKLSGK, encoded by the coding sequence ATGACGCCTGACGTAGAAACGTTACCCCAGCAACCCGACACCAGTGAAACCGACAACCTCGACGAACTTCCCAATGATGTCGAGATGTCACTGTTTGATCACTTAGAAGAGTTGCGGCGGCGGATTTTTTATTCGCTGCTGGCTGTAGCCGTTGGTGCTATTGGCTGCTTTGTGGCGGTTAAATACATTGTCCAGTTATTGGAAATCCCGGCTCAAGGCGTTAAGTTTTTACAATTAGCTCCCGGTGAATACTTCTTTGTATCCATAAAAGTAGCGGGTTACAGTGGTTTGCTAGTGGCGACGCCTTTCATTCTTTACCAAGTGATTCAGTTTGTCTTACCTGGGCTGACTCGCCGCGAACGACGCTTGATTGCACCTGTGGTTTTAGGTTCGAGTATTCTGTTTTTCGTCGGGTTAGGATTTTCTTACATTGCTCTAATTCCAGCCGCGCTGAAATTCTTTATTAGTTACGGCGCTGATGTAGTTGAGCAAGCTTGGTCAATTGAACGGTATTTTGAATTTGTCCTGCTGCTCATGTTCAGCACGGGGATAGCTTTTCAAGTACCAATTATTCAGATTCTATTGGGAAATTTAGGTATTGTCTCATCCTCTCAAATGCTTTCTGGTTGGCGGATTGTTATTTTAGGTGCAGTGATTCTCGGTGCTGTACTAACTCCTTCCACTGATCCTCTGACTCAAAGCTTACTCGCTGGTGCTGTCATCGGTCTTTACTTCGGTGGAATTGGTATGGTTAAGCTGTCAGGCAAGTGA
- the ccmS gene encoding beta-carboxysome assembly chaperone CcmS, producing MFSKAQPNKPEDQWKVKLNQFAKKHSKELAALSWGLFLEKGESDETIGIDLKPRPHFVYCPKAALEKLNQKVENYLQEMIGIVNAHQPDKEVLMIGIGNDQIKLIHFEPESPPPVCFEELGKDVDTLLGELEQRLSEFGIRP from the coding sequence ATGTTCAGTAAAGCTCAGCCGAATAAGCCAGAGGATCAATGGAAAGTTAAGCTAAATCAGTTTGCTAAAAAACATAGTAAGGAACTGGCTGCGCTGTCGTGGGGACTCTTTCTAGAGAAGGGCGAAAGTGACGAAACTATAGGAATTGACCTGAAACCTAGACCCCATTTTGTCTATTGTCCCAAAGCAGCGCTGGAAAAACTGAATCAAAAGGTTGAGAACTATCTTCAGGAAATGATAGGTATTGTCAATGCTCACCAACCGGATAAAGAAGTTTTAATGATTGGGATTGGTAATGACCAAATTAAGTTAATTCATTTTGAACCGGAATCTCCTCCTCCGGTATGTTTTGAGGAACTGGGTAAAGATGTAGATACTTTACTCGGAGAGTTAGAACAGCGTTTGAGTGAATTTGGTATTCGTCCTTAG
- a CDS encoding ABC transporter ATP-binding protein, whose amino-acid sequence MTNDQSPLKRLFAYGHNYRTEIRQAIACSVLNKIFDLAPPALIGAAVDVVVQKEDSLIAQLGVTDIFTQLLILALLSLIIWGLESLFEYAYNRLWRNLAQTIQHDLRLDAYAHLQSLDLAYFEDRSTGRLMSILNDDINQLERFLDVGANEILQVSTTVVIIGATFVILAPGVSWMALLPMPFILWGSIAFQRRLAPRYAEVREKVSLLNGQLANNLTGITTIKSFTAEAYEIQRITAQSEAYRQSNRRAIALSAAFVPLIRILILLGFIGILLYGGMEAVAGRLAVGTYSVLVFLTQRLLWPLTRLGQTLDLYQRAMASTSRVMNLLDTPITMHSGEISLPVSQVKGELALKNITFSYQGRHPVIENLSLLMPAGKTIAIVGATGSGKSTLVKLLLRLYEVQDGTITLDGIDLRQLQLADLRQAIGLVSQDVFLFHGTVRENITYGSFNVTLSEVTAAAEIAEAHEFICQLPQGYDTIIGERGQKLSGGQQQRLAIARAILKNPPVLILDEATSAVDNETEAAIQRSLEKITQNRTTIAIAHRLSTVRNADCIYVMDKGKLVEQGTHEQLLEQQAIYAMLWRVQSGVK is encoded by the coding sequence ATGACCAATGACCAATCACCACTCAAACGCCTATTTGCCTACGGTCATAACTATCGCACGGAAATCAGGCAGGCGATCGCCTGTTCGGTTCTGAATAAAATCTTTGACTTAGCGCCACCCGCCTTAATTGGTGCGGCGGTGGATGTGGTAGTTCAAAAAGAGGATTCCTTAATTGCCCAACTTGGCGTCACTGATATCTTCACACAACTGTTGATTCTGGCATTGCTGAGTCTGATCATCTGGGGATTAGAATCCCTGTTTGAATATGCCTACAACCGACTCTGGCGTAATCTGGCACAAACGATTCAGCATGACTTGCGCTTAGATGCTTACGCCCACTTACAATCCCTCGACTTGGCTTATTTTGAGGATAGGAGTACGGGCAGGTTGATGTCGATTCTCAATGATGATATCAACCAACTGGAACGCTTTCTGGATGTTGGCGCGAATGAAATTCTCCAGGTATCTACAACCGTTGTGATTATTGGTGCTACTTTCGTGATTCTGGCACCTGGGGTGTCTTGGATGGCACTTCTACCCATGCCCTTTATTCTCTGGGGTTCCATCGCCTTCCAGCGCCGCCTTGCGCCCCGTTATGCTGAGGTTCGGGAAAAGGTGAGTTTACTCAATGGGCAATTAGCCAATAATTTGACCGGAATCACCACGATTAAAAGCTTTACGGCGGAAGCGTATGAAATCCAGCGCATAACTGCCCAAAGTGAAGCCTATCGTCAAAGTAACCGTCGCGCGATCGCACTCTCGGCGGCGTTTGTGCCATTAATTCGTATCCTTATCTTATTGGGCTTTATCGGCATTCTCCTCTATGGGGGCATGGAAGCGGTAGCGGGGAGATTAGCCGTCGGTACTTATAGCGTGTTAGTATTCCTTACTCAACGTTTATTGTGGCCCCTCACCCGATTGGGACAAACACTGGATCTCTATCAACGGGCGATGGCGTCTACAAGCCGGGTGATGAATTTGTTAGATACACCAATTACGATGCATTCGGGCGAGATTTCTTTGCCTGTGAGTCAGGTAAAAGGTGAGTTAGCGTTAAAAAATATTACCTTTTCCTATCAGGGACGCCATCCTGTGATAGAAAATCTGTCCCTGCTTATGCCAGCCGGAAAAACTATTGCCATTGTCGGTGCAACGGGTTCCGGGAAAAGTACCTTAGTCAAGTTATTATTGAGACTCTATGAAGTCCAAGACGGAACCATAACCCTAGATGGAATTGACCTGCGTCAGCTTCAGTTAGCTGATTTACGCCAAGCCATTGGTTTAGTCAGCCAGGATGTGTTTCTGTTTCATGGCACAGTGCGGGAAAATATTACCTATGGTAGTTTTAATGTCACCTTATCTGAGGTAACAGCCGCCGCCGAAATTGCTGAAGCCCATGAATTTATTTGCCAACTTCCCCAAGGCTACGACACAATTATCGGGGAGAGAGGACAAAAGTTATCCGGTGGACAACAGCAGCGATTAGCAATTGCCCGTGCTATCTTAAAAAATCCCCCGGTGCTGATCCTCGATGAAGCCACCTCCGCCGTGGATAACGAGACAGAAGCAGCTATTCAGCGATCGCTAGAGAAGATTACCCAAAACCGAACCACGATCGCGATCGCTCATCGCTTGTCTACAGTACGCAATGCTGATTGTATTTATGTGATGGATAAGGGTAAATTAGTTGAACAAGGCACCCATGAACAACTACTAGAGCAACAAGCTATTTATGCGATGCTGTGGCGGGTTCAGTCTGGGGTTAAATAA
- a CDS encoding PPC domain-containing DNA-binding protein, translating into MQIFAIRLKPNDDLKVSLGHFVKQHQIEAGFMITAVGSLKQATLRFAGQNYAQAFKRRFEIVSLVGTLSIHGIHLHLALSDKKGKTIGGHLLEGCIIYTTAEIIMGVSDNLIFLRTMDETTGYKELEIKLK; encoded by the coding sequence ATGCAAATTTTTGCGATTCGCTTAAAACCCAATGACGATTTAAAGGTAAGTTTAGGGCATTTCGTCAAACAGCACCAGATTGAAGCTGGGTTTATGATTACGGCTGTGGGTAGCCTCAAACAAGCTACCCTGCGCTTTGCGGGTCAAAATTATGCTCAAGCCTTCAAGCGGCGCTTCGAGATTGTTTCCCTGGTTGGCACTCTGTCAATCCATGGTATCCACTTACACCTTGCCCTGTCGGATAAAAAAGGCAAAACAATCGGAGGGCATCTTTTAGAAGGATGTATCATCTATACAACGGCTGAAATTATTATGGGTGTCAGCGACAATTTAATCTTTTTGAGAACAATGGATGAAACGACGGGATATAAAGAGCTAGAAATCAAACTTAAATAA